Proteins encoded by one window of Cloeon dipterum chromosome 4, ieCloDipt1.1, whole genome shotgun sequence:
- the mge gene encoding mitochondrial import receptor subunit TOM22 homolog, whose amino-acid sequence MAPAEESDSGMESLSASSKDLTPEKPTVAAITEDDDEDEDEDETLAERLWGLTEMFPEPVRKAAGFTCSTTKAGVVGFYSLLRASSWVFFSTSIVLFAPVIFETERIQVEEMQKQQNRQLILGPNAAMAGAGPQR is encoded by the exons ATGGCACCAGCAGAAGAGTCAGATAGCGGAATGGAGTCTTTGTCTGCCAGCAGCAAGGATCTCACCCCAGAGAAACCGACTGTTGCTGCGATCACGGAAGATGACGATGAGGACGAAGATGAG GACGAAACATTAGCTGAGAGACTTTGGGGGCTGACAGAAATGTTCCCTGAACCTGTTCGGAAAGCAGCTGGCTTTACCTGTTCCACAACAAAAGCTGGGGTTGTTG GATTTTATTCATTACTGAGAGCATCCTCCTGGGTTTTCTTCTCCACGTCTATCGTTTTGTTTGCTCCTGTGATATTTGAGACGGAGCGAATCCAGGTTGAGGAAATGCAAAAGCAGCAGAACAGACAG CTCATCTTGGGTCCAAATGCAGCCATGGCAGGAGCTGGACCCCAGCGGTAA
- the LOC135943379 gene encoding uncharacterized protein LOC135943379 isoform X1, whose translation MHFWIDKRSQVCSLNRNRYAPTANRHRGGGWSGAAGVAGCKVGGLVMVTPVHRFQPIESVQAAGAGLRRAHHHRPRLHNHGHHNNHHHHHLHQASSLLQASSSHASPNHHASSSRFSSAEPSLEITAQDMSENSELVGSARGGGGMSLLPHGAVGQGLASQQQVLLRLPAPQREVFASGRLKCGLWATLALISFSVAAARFYSDQKVRMILNEKGSGLEILYLMVCALLVLLLCCGCVISLCSAGPPRGCFIARTPQGPNNSQDLGPRSALIEVPEEEPGGGGGVVESQQPGMCVRHQLEQSLQMSERTIFEAQPSVIGGEPPPYHIAIWLPQPEATAEDPPPTTIQEIPPPSYDKATS comes from the exons ATGCATTTTTGGATCGACAAGCGCAGCCAGGTGTGTTCTCTAAACCGCAACAGGTACGCACCAACTGCAAACAGACACCGTGGGGGTGGCTGGAGCGGCGCTGCTGGGGTGGCAGGCTGCAAAGTCGGCGGCCTCGTCATGGTGACCCCGGTGCATCGGTTCCAACCGATCGAGAGTGTGCAGGCGGCCGGCGCTGGCCTCCGCCGCGCCCACCACCACCGGCCGCGACTGCACAACCACGGCCACCacaacaaccaccaccaccaccacctgCATCAGGCGTCGTCGCTCCTGCAGGCCTCCTCCTCGCACGCCAGCCCCAACCATCATGCCTCCAGCTCCAGATTTTCATCTGCAGAACCAAG TTTGGAAATCACCGCGCAAGACATGTCAGAGAACTCGGAGCTGGTGGGGTCGGCgcgcggcgggggcggcatgTCCCTGCTGCCCCACGGCGCGGTGGGGCAGGGACTCGCGTCGCAGCAGCAAGTTCTGCTCCGGCTGCCGGCGCCACAGAGGGAGGTTTTCGCCTCGGGCAGACTCAAGTGTGGTCTGTGGGCCACCCTGGCCCTGATCTCCTTCTCCGTGGCGGCCGCCAGGTTCTACTCGGACCAGAAAGTGAGGAtgatattaaatgaaaaa ggtTCTGGTCTAGAGATACTCTACTTAATGGTGTGCGCGCTTTTGGTCCTGCTTCTCTGCTGCGGCTGTGTTATTTCGCTGTGCAGCGCCGGGCCGCCAAGGGGCTGCTTCATTGCACGTACACCGCAAGGACCAAACAATTCGCAAGACCTTG GTCCCCGAAGTGCCCTAATTGAGGTGCCAGAGGAGGAGcctggcggtggcggcggtgtCGTCGAGAGTCAGCAGCCAGGAATGTGCGTGCGCCACCAGTTGGAACAGTCGTTGCAAATGTCCGAGCGGACAATTTTCGAAGCACAACCGTCGGTGATTGGCGGCGAACCACCGCCGTACCACATCGCCATTTGGCTGC
- the LOC135943379 gene encoding uncharacterized protein LOC135943379 isoform X2, producing MHFWIDKRSQVCSLNRNRYAPTANRHRGGGWSGAAGVAGCKVGGLVMVTPVHRFQPIESVQAAGAGLRRAHHHRPRLHNHGHHNNHHHHHLHQASSLLQASSSHASPNHHASSSRFSSAEPSLEITAQDMSENSELVGSARGGGGMSLLPHGAVGQGLASQQQVLLRLPAPQREVFASGRLKCGLWATLALISFSVAAARFYSDQKGSGLEILYLMVCALLVLLLCCGCVISLCSAGPPRGCFIARTPQGPNNSQDLGPRSALIEVPEEEPGGGGGVVESQQPGMCVRHQLEQSLQMSERTIFEAQPSVIGGEPPPYHIAIWLPQPEATAEDPPPTTIQEIPPPSYDKATS from the exons ATGCATTTTTGGATCGACAAGCGCAGCCAGGTGTGTTCTCTAAACCGCAACAGGTACGCACCAACTGCAAACAGACACCGTGGGGGTGGCTGGAGCGGCGCTGCTGGGGTGGCAGGCTGCAAAGTCGGCGGCCTCGTCATGGTGACCCCGGTGCATCGGTTCCAACCGATCGAGAGTGTGCAGGCGGCCGGCGCTGGCCTCCGCCGCGCCCACCACCACCGGCCGCGACTGCACAACCACGGCCACCacaacaaccaccaccaccaccacctgCATCAGGCGTCGTCGCTCCTGCAGGCCTCCTCCTCGCACGCCAGCCCCAACCATCATGCCTCCAGCTCCAGATTTTCATCTGCAGAACCAAG TTTGGAAATCACCGCGCAAGACATGTCAGAGAACTCGGAGCTGGTGGGGTCGGCgcgcggcgggggcggcatgTCCCTGCTGCCCCACGGCGCGGTGGGGCAGGGACTCGCGTCGCAGCAGCAAGTTCTGCTCCGGCTGCCGGCGCCACAGAGGGAGGTTTTCGCCTCGGGCAGACTCAAGTGTGGTCTGTGGGCCACCCTGGCCCTGATCTCCTTCTCCGTGGCGGCCGCCAGGTTCTACTCGGACCAGAAA ggtTCTGGTCTAGAGATACTCTACTTAATGGTGTGCGCGCTTTTGGTCCTGCTTCTCTGCTGCGGCTGTGTTATTTCGCTGTGCAGCGCCGGGCCGCCAAGGGGCTGCTTCATTGCACGTACACCGCAAGGACCAAACAATTCGCAAGACCTTG GTCCCCGAAGTGCCCTAATTGAGGTGCCAGAGGAGGAGcctggcggtggcggcggtgtCGTCGAGAGTCAGCAGCCAGGAATGTGCGTGCGCCACCAGTTGGAACAGTCGTTGCAAATGTCCGAGCGGACAATTTTCGAAGCACAACCGTCGGTGATTGGCGGCGAACCACCGCCGTACCACATCGCCATTTGGCTGC